The sequence TCGGGCCCCAGGGTGACGTTTGGCCAACAGCAGGGCTTCGCCGGCACTCACGCCGGTGGCACGGCTCAACGAATCGAGGTGCCGCACGGCCAGGTCACGGGGTAGATGCCGGCCGAGGTCTAGAGCCGTACGTGCCGGTCCGGTCACCAACATCCCGTCGATGTCGACCAGCTCGTCGGCGTCGATGCGTTCATTGCGCACGATGATTCCCGTCGGTGGCCGTCCGTTGCGCCAGATCATCTCGATCGGCGTAGTCGCGTCGATCCACCGGGCGCCGTGCAGTGCCGCCGCGGCACGGCCCGCGATCACGCCCTTGCGCCCCGACCAGAGCCAGGCGCCAACGGTATTGGCGCGCAATGTCGGTGGCGCTTCCTTTGACAGGTAGACGTCGGGAAAGAGTGCGGAGTAGTTCCACCGCAAGTTGCCGCGAGTGAGGCCGCCGGCGAGCGCCTCGGTTCCTTTGAACACCTCGAACATGGGTCGATGGTGATGAGCGGCACCGACATCCAGCGGTCCGCGCGTTGAGATTGCGCCCACGGCTGTGGATAGGCTCCGCCAACAGCCCTGGGCGCAATCTCGAGGGCAGGGCGCTGCGAGGCCGGGCTACGACCAACTGGGCAGCCAGATCTCCATATTCCAGGTGGCCGGCGAGATCGGCACGCCGGTCAGAATCGGATACAGCCAGGCGAAGTTGGTCAGCACCAGTGCCACGTAACCGGAGACCGCGAGCAACCCGAGCGCCCAGCGCTCCTCGGTGCCGGTTCTGCCGTCGTTCACGATGTCGACGCAGATCAGGGCCAGCAGCATCGCCAGGAACGGCGCCATCGGCACCGCGTAGAAGAAGTACATCTGCCGTCCGATATCGGCGAACCACGGCAGCCAGCCCGCGCAGTAGCCCACCAACGCCGCGGCGTAGCGCCAGTCGTGGTGCACCAGGCTGCGCCACAACGCATAGCCCAGCACCGGCACGGCCAGCCACCACATCGCCGGCGTGCCCACCATCATCACGGCTTTGACGCAGGACTGCGCGCCGCAGCCGGGGACGTCATGCTGGTCGATCGCATAGAGCACCGGGCGCAGCGACATCGGCCACGTCCACGGCTTGGACTCCCACGGGTGGTGGTTGCCGGCGGCGTTCGTCAGCCCGGCATGGAAGTGATACGCCTGGTAGGTGTAGTGCCACAGCGAGCGCAGCGCGTCGGGTACCGGGAACCGGCTTTGAAGCCCGATCGACTGGCCGACCTCGTGCCGGTCCACGCCGGTCTCGGAGGCGAACCACGGCGCATACGACGCCAGATACACCCCGAACGGGATGAGCACCATCGCGTAGGCGGTGGGGCCGAGGTCGCGGCGCAGCGTCCCCAGCCAGGGCCGCCGCACCCGGTACTGCCGGCGGGCGGCCATGTCGAACGCCAGCGACATCGCGCCGAAGAACACCACGAAGTACAGGCCGGACCACTTGGTGGCGCAGGCCAATCCGAGCAGCACCCCGGCGCCGAACCGCCACCAGCGCACCCCGAGCCGAGGGCCCCAGGGCGTCGCGCCGCAGCGGCCGTCGGTCAGCACGGTGTGCATGCGCATGCGCACCTGGTCGCGGTCGACGATCAGCGCCCCGAACGCGGCCACCACGAAGAACGTCAGGAAGCCGTCCAGCAGCGCGGTGCGCGCCGCGACGAAGCTGACGCCGTCGCCCACCAGCAGCAGTCCGGCGATCCCGCCGGCCAGCGTCGAGCGGGTCATCCGCCGCACGATCCGCACCAGCAGCGCTATCGCGAGCACCCCGAGCAGCGCACTGGTGAACCGCCAGCCCAGCCCGTTGTAGCCGAACAGCGCCTCACCGATCGCGATCAGCTGCTTGCCCACCGGCGGGTGCACCACCAGGCCGTAGCCCGGATTGTCCTCGACACCGTGGTTGTGCAGCATCTGCCAGGCCTGCGGCGCGTAGTGCTTCTCGTCGAAGATCGGGGTGCCGGCGTCGGTCGGCGTGTACAGGCTCGAAAAGCGGGTCACCGCGGCCAGCAGCGTCACCGCCGCGGTCACGGCCCAGCCCCGGGCCCGGTCGGTCGGCCCGAAATCGGCGACCGGCACCAACAGCCCAGGGCTGATCACCGGAGCACTGCGCTCCGGCACGGCCGCGGGCCTGGTAGCGGTCGGAGCACTCATTCCGACGATCGTAGGCTGTGCGCCATGCCCGATGGTCGATTGCTGCTGGGTGCCACCCCGCTGGGCCAGCCCTCCGATGCCTCGCCGCGGCTGGTCGAAGCACTGAGCACCGCCGACGTGGTGGCCGCCGAGGACACCCGGCGGGTGCGGACGCTGGCCAAGGCGCTCGGCGTGCAGATCGCCGGGCGGGTGGTCAGTCTGTTCGACGCCAACGAGGCGGCGCGGGTGCCGGCGCTGCTTGCCGACATCGACGCCGGGGCCACCGTGCTGGTGGTCAGCGACGCCGGGATGCCGTTGATCAGCGACCCGGGCTACCGGCTGGTGGCCGCGTGCGCCGACGCCGGGTTGCCGGTGACCTGCCTGCCCGGCCCGTCGGCGGTGACGACCGCGCTGGCGGTGTCCGGACTGGCCGCGGAGCGGTTCTGTTTCGAGGGCTTCGCGCCCCGCAAGAAGGCCGCGCGACGGGCCTGGCTGGCGTCACTGGCCGACGAACGACGTACGTGTGTGTTCTTCGAGTCGCCGCGGCGGCTGGCCGACTGCCTGCGCGACGCGGTCGACGAGCTCGGTGGCCAGCGCCGCGCGGTGGTGTGCCGGGAGCTGACCAAGACCCACGAAGAGGTGCGGCGCGGGACCCTGGCCGAGCTGGCCGACTGGGCGGTCGACGGCGTGCTGGGGGAGATCACCGTGGTGTTGGCCGGGGCCACCCCGCGCGCCGACCTGGCAACCCTGGTGGACGAGGTGAACCGGCTGGCGGGCGAGGGCATGCGTGTCAAGGACGCCTGCGCGCGGGTGATCGCCGACGTGCCGGCCGCGGTGTCGCGACGCGAGCTGTACGACGCGGTGCTGCGCTCCCGGGAGTGAGGGGATATCGGATTCGTCCCGGCGTCGTTAAGCTTTGCTGCAGTAGCTTCCTGGCCTCGGGAGGGCGCGTATGACGTCGAATGACACGACCGAATCGACACCGCTGAAGGTTGCGCTGACCGTCATCGGCCTGATCTTCATCGTCGGGATCTATCCGCTGACCGTGATCTGGCCGGCGGGCTGGGCCTGGGGTCACGCCGGCGCGGACTCCTCGCACTACCTGGTGATGATCCTCGGCATGTACGCCACGCTCGGGGTGTTCCTGTTGTTCGCCGCGCGTGATCCGCTGGCCCACCGCAGCCTCATCTGGTTCACGGTGGCCTCCAGTGTTGTGCACGCCGCGATCATGACGGCGCAGGCGATTGGCGACGCCGCCGAACGCGGTCATCTGCTCGGCGACGTACCGGCGCTGTTGATCGTGGCGCTGGTGCTGGCATTGCTGATGCCGCGCCGCGGCGCAACGGTCTGAGGGTTTACGACGCGGTGCTGCGTTGCCGCGACTGACCGTCGGCGACGATCGGGGCGGCCTTGTGCAGGCACTCCTGCCACTCGGCGTCGACGTCGGAGTCCGCGGTGATACCGCCGCCGACCCCCAGCACGGCGCCACCGTCGGCGTCGAATTCCACGGTGCGTATCGCGACGTTGAGTTCGCAGCCGGCCACCGGTGACGCCAGCCCGACGGTGCCGCAGTAGGCGCCACGGCGCGACAACTCCCACTCCGAAAGCAGCTGGCGGGCACGGTGTTTGGGGGTTCCGGTCACCGATGCGGGCGGGAACGTGGCATCCAGCAACGCCGCCATGGGCAGCTGCTCCGGCACGCTGGCCGAGACCGTGGACACCAGATGCCAGACCCCCGGGGCGGGGCGCACCGCCAACAGTTCGGGCACGGTGACCGTGCCGGTGGTCGCCACCCGGCCCAGGTCGTTGCGGACCAGGTCCACAATCATGATGTTCTCTGCCACGTCCTTGGTCGAAGCGCGCAGCGCCGACGGGCGGGCGTACAGCGGCAGGGTGCCCTTGATCGGGCTGGAGTCCACGACCTGACCGCGGCGGCGCAGGAACAGCTCCGGTGACAGCGAGGCCACCGCGCCCCAGTCGCCCGCGACGTAGGCGGCACGCGCCGGCCAGGTGCGCGCTACGGCGTCGGAGAAGAAGTCCAGCGGTGCGCCGGTGACGGTCCCGGTGAAGCGGGTGCACACGCAGGCCTGATAGACCTCACCGGCCCGGATGGCCTCCAGGCAGGACAGCACCCCGGCGCGGTGGGCCTGCCGGTCCGGGGTCTCCCAGTAG is a genomic window of Mycolicibacter heraklionensis containing:
- a CDS encoding dolichyl-phosphate-mannose--protein mannosyltransferase, which translates into the protein MSAPTATRPAAVPERSAPVISPGLLVPVADFGPTDRARGWAVTAAVTLLAAVTRFSSLYTPTDAGTPIFDEKHYAPQAWQMLHNHGVEDNPGYGLVVHPPVGKQLIAIGEALFGYNGLGWRFTSALLGVLAIALLVRIVRRMTRSTLAGGIAGLLLVGDGVSFVAARTALLDGFLTFFVVAAFGALIVDRDQVRMRMHTVLTDGRCGATPWGPRLGVRWWRFGAGVLLGLACATKWSGLYFVVFFGAMSLAFDMAARRQYRVRRPWLGTLRRDLGPTAYAMVLIPFGVYLASYAPWFASETGVDRHEVGQSIGLQSRFPVPDALRSLWHYTYQAYHFHAGLTNAAGNHHPWESKPWTWPMSLRPVLYAIDQHDVPGCGAQSCVKAVMMVGTPAMWWLAVPVLGYALWRSLVHHDWRYAAALVGYCAGWLPWFADIGRQMYFFYAVPMAPFLAMLLALICVDIVNDGRTGTEERWALGLLAVSGYVALVLTNFAWLYPILTGVPISPATWNMEIWLPSWS
- the rsmI gene encoding 16S rRNA (cytidine(1402)-2'-O)-methyltransferase, yielding MPDGRLLLGATPLGQPSDASPRLVEALSTADVVAAEDTRRVRTLAKALGVQIAGRVVSLFDANEAARVPALLADIDAGATVLVVSDAGMPLISDPGYRLVAACADAGLPVTCLPGPSAVTTALAVSGLAAERFCFEGFAPRKKAARRAWLASLADERRTCVFFESPRRLADCLRDAVDELGGQRRAVVCRELTKTHEEVRRGTLAELADWAVDGVLGEITVVLAGATPRADLATLVDEVNRLAGEGMRVKDACARVIADVPAAVSRRELYDAVLRSRE
- a CDS encoding DUF6632 domain-containing protein encodes the protein MTSNDTTESTPLKVALTVIGLIFIVGIYPLTVIWPAGWAWGHAGADSSHYLVMILGMYATLGVFLLFAARDPLAHRSLIWFTVASSVVHAAIMTAQAIGDAAERGHLLGDVPALLIVALVLALLMPRRGATV
- a CDS encoding aminodeoxychorismate synthase component I, translating into MRIERLGDVGAAPEVLRAVGDATDRRGLPPPAALTGEWFGSRAVIAPSVAVEPVGPGEVFDVAPGAQSDAVGGGWIGYLSYPDAGADGLGPRIPEAAGGWTDCVLRQDDQGQWWFESLSGAAMPSWLAEALTTPAPAQGCHIYWETPDRQAHRAGVLSCLEAIRAGEVYQACVCTRFTGTVTGAPLDFFSDAVARTWPARAAYVAGDWGAVASLSPELFLRRRGQVVDSSPIKGTLPLYARPSALRASTKDVAENIMIVDLVRNDLGRVATTGTVTVPELLAVRPAPGVWHLVSTVSASVPEQLPMAALLDATFPPASVTGTPKHRARQLLSEWELSRRGAYCGTVGLASPVAGCELNVAIRTVEFDADGGAVLGVGGGITADSDVDAEWQECLHKAAPIVADGQSRQRSTAS